The DNA region gaGATGTGTACAATTTGAAACATTCATCGTGTAGTAGTTCTGAGACTGACACGGAGTAGTCACGATTGATTTCCtaacctttaatttttaaaattttcaaaacaggTGTCCatgtattattgtttttactgaTATGTTTTTATGTGGGcggatttttcttattttcatttacttgTTGTGTGTACAAAGTTTTGggttttttatttacgttttaaaTTCATTGTCGTTTAATTTTTCGGACAATatatcaaacaatttaaacaaaacttatGATTACATTATAGGTCagattccttaaaatttaacattttattatattaattttatgaatttaatttgtagttGGCTCTGGCTCAGCTGGGTCCATTGTGACCAAACGATTAtcagcaaataaaaattacaatgtgCTACTACTTGAAAGTGGCAGTGAAGTTAGACCAAGTATTTTGGATGTCCCTTCCTTGGGATTAATGCTTCAGGGAACTTCATATGACTGGGCTTATTCCACTATTCCACAAAAATGGAGTGCCTTTGGattagataaaaatgtaagtaatactaattttttattgtaatttaaaattattttattattatttttttttttttgttgtaaaattaaaataatgtttacatATTTAGTTGAATAGTAAAATTCaccatttatataatattggttaattaaattattaataaaattattgaaaaaacatgCAATGTATTTATTTGGTACTTATAGTAGTCccacttttaaattaacataataatataagacAATCAATACATCAGTTTTAACtgataacttaatatttatgtatttatttgcaaacatataaatattttatgatttattattctttcaaGAAAAGTAAATGGCCAATGGGGAAACTTGTAGGAGGTACAGGTCaactcaataatttaatatatgtaagaGGTCATCCAGATGATTTTAAATCATGGTATGCAAGTAATCAGGAATTTGATTATGAAAGGGACATTcttccatattttaaaaaaatagaacattttcaaggtattgttatttttaaattattgctcTTTAAAATACTCATACCTGTTTTAGACTCTCCAAGTAATGGTGTTTTAACtaacttaatttatacatctataattcctaaatttattttggaagGTTTTAAAGAACTGGGATACAGCattggaaataatatattagacACCTTTTCCTGTAAGAAactataaattgtgtttcataaTTTGCACATTTCATTGATATAtacctatatattttttagtatttagtcAACCACTTGTGAACATTTACAATGGTAAAAGATGGACATCATCACATCAGTTGTTGTATTTAGAAAGatctaatgttaaaattatgccTAAAGCTGAGGTTTATGAGGTTCTCTTGAAAAATAACTATGAGGCTTATGGcgttaaatacaaattcaacAACGAAATGTCGTATGCATTGGCTTCAAAAGGAGTAATTTTATCCGCAGGAGTTATAGGAACACCAAAAATCTTAATGCTCTCAGGAATTGGTATTGAGGAACATTTGAAAGAAGTCAACATATTACCTAAAATTAATCTACCAGTTGGTAATAATTTACAAGATCATGTGACGACAGGATTCGCCCTGGTTACGTTTGATGAGACTAAAAATTTCGGTATGGGCCTTAAGGACATGATAAATCCTCTTTCAGCAATAAAATACTTCATTCATCGAGGCGGGCCTTGGACAACCATAGGTTGCGAAGTTATGGGTTTTTTGAACACCAAACATCCTAACAATACTCAATTACAACCTGATCTGCAGTTTATGGTTATGCCTTTAGGTATTGAGGAAGATTCAGGGTTGCATCTTAGGAAACTGATGGGGATAAGTGATGTTTCTTGGtcacaatattttagtaaagtcAACGGTTCCATATCGATTTTGCCGGTTCTTTTACATCCAAAAAGTAAAGGAACTGTGAGATTAAATAGCCTAGACAAATTTGGACATCCGTTGATTGACCCTAATTATCTTCACAAACAGGAAGATGTTGACGTACTTATTGAGGgaatcaaaattatcaaagaGTTTGTCAAAACTGAACCAATGCAAGAATTGGGGGCTAAGTTTAATACTATGCCATTTCCGGGTTGTACACATCACAGGTTCGATACGAAACTGTATTGGGATTGCTACATTCGGCATCTGACCATAACATCATATCATCCTGTTGGAACGTGCAAAATGGGCGATGATGAGGACAGCGTTGTTAATTACAACTTTCAAGTCAAATTgaccaataaattatatgttgttGATAGTTCTATTCTTCCAACATTGACTAGCGGAAATATTAACGCGGCTGTGTTAATGATGGCCGAAAAAGCCTCTGATGTGATATTAAACAATGAATTCCTGAACAAAGATACATCGAAAATTATAAGTctgttttattctaattatacatgtaacatattttaagcCATACTgttgtcaattaaaattattaattgagtaCTTAttgttacttaaatttatagatgcaaattatatttgtaagaaGTTAATGTACTGTTTTCTAGTTTATATagctgttttaaataaaatctcttattaaaaattgaagttttaataagattatataattaatcaaaccttactattttaataagacGGTTATGTTATAGTTTAGAAATCAAatgatttgttaatataaaatcagatattttaatgcaaaattggattctaattaaaaatattcgcgATATGCATGTAATTACAAACCCCAGCATTGATCAATGCCTGCATGAGGTGAGTCGCGTATCccttaaattaattctgtGATGCGATTTAGTTTAGTGCAGTTCGCTATGTTCAAGgctggtttattttattataaatcaacacaaataattttaattattttataaaaatcttaaaaataatattgaaatgttttattaactgtttataatccattaatataaatttcaattttcttattaaaatataccaaaataaatgtttatatttaagtacactaatttaaaatttttgttgatttaaatattaaattaaacataaatattgatatttattcaaattcatttttaatatcgacatttatatttagttcaatTTAACATGATTTCgtacataatttgaaaaaatcctataatataaaactttttggcTTTTATTGATgggaatataattatttttattttacttatttaatttatcatttttgtaattttcactttaaatatttattttactattattaataaaattacttttataatgtccctttataatttagtttgatatgatattttttattacaaaacgcGTCAAAGTTGTAAggagtataaataaataattgactctcaatattttaattattgaaagcaGTGTCAAGGTACTTCCAATTTTGCTATattattccttttttattcgtcatattattgatcatcaaattcttttttgtttgttatattattaaccaATAAATT from Aethina tumida isolate Nest 87 chromosome 1, icAetTumi1.1, whole genome shotgun sequence includes:
- the LOC109608849 gene encoding alcohol dehydrogenase [acceptor]; amino-acid sequence: MFLCGRIFLIFIYLLCVQSFGFFIYVLNSLSFNFSDNISNNLNKTYDYIIVGSGSAGSIVTKRLSANKNYNVLLLESGSEVRPSILDVPSLGLMLQGTSYDWAYSTIPQKWSAFGLDKNKSKWPMGKLVGGTGQLNNLIYVRGHPDDFKSWYASNQEFDYERDILPYFKKIEHFQDSPSNGVLTNLIYTSIIPKFILEGFKELGYSIGNNILDTFSLFSQPLVNIYNGKRWTSSHQLLYLERSNVKIMPKAEVYEVLLKNNYEAYGVKYKFNNEMSYALASKGVILSAGVIGTPKILMLSGIGIEEHLKEVNILPKINLPVGNNLQDHVTTGFALVTFDETKNFGMGLKDMINPLSAIKYFIHRGGPWTTIGCEVMGFLNTKHPNNTQLQPDLQFMVMPLGIEEDSGLHLRKLMGISDVSWSQYFSKVNGSISILPVLLHPKSKGTVRLNSLDKFGHPLIDPNYLHKQEDVDVLIEGIKIIKEFVKTEPMQELGAKFNTMPFPGCTHHRFDTKLYWDCYIRHLTITSYHPVGTCKMGDDEDSVVNYNFQVKLTNKLYVVDSSILPTLTSGNINAAVLMMAEKASDVILNNEFLNKDTSKIISLFYSNYTCNIF